In the genome of Populus alba chromosome 11, ASM523922v2, whole genome shotgun sequence, one region contains:
- the LOC118047424 gene encoding F-box protein At3g07870 isoform X1, which yields MRKLKKTASVGSKRRTTKPPGSSSVAELPNALIIDILSRLPIKPLLNCKSVCKTWLHLMSDPFFVRLHLERSPTTLLIQKTPFERKESTEMLLVEIVEEDISKPFYIEIIRLFPTKNFPDTDVRILNSCNGLLCLYSGDKSGMMVHVCNPVLGEYIDIPVVNTVKKFDHHLAFGFSSVSNQYKVLQTFYPEKDKTAAPCLAEIYTVGTGQWRSIGNAPYRLQSLDANAFLHDSIHWIEYRSNSIGFVSAFDFVSEQFKLVPLPPASQIHDGMGRCYPSSVGVIKGCLFMTNGVCIENEKFEIWVMEEYGIKESWTKKFVLSNLEVQHYVSYQPLYFLSSGEILLCEDDESIGVYVPKLKRIHEDKFYKGKDCFLVTAHNPSFVSLQDVAKGEELTVLRKSLNSAAAAIADNQNVRVDSCP from the exons ATGAGAAAGCTAAAGAAAACAGCCTCCGTGGGTTCGAAAAGGAGAACAACAAAACCACCAGGAAGTAGTAGTGTGGCTGAGCTGCCCAATGCTTTGATAATAGACATCCTGTCAAGATTGCCCATCAAGCCCCTCCTCAACTGTAAGTCTGTCTGCAAAACTTGGCTTCATTTAATGTCAGACCCTTTTTTTGTCAGGCTCCATCTGGAAAGATCACCCACTACTCTCTTGATTCAGAAGACACCCTTTGAACGTAAAGAAAGTACAGAGATGTTACTTGTTGAGATAGTTGAAGAAGACATCAGTAAgcctttttatattgaaatcatCAGGTTGTTTCCCACCAAAAACTTTCCTGATACTGATGTTAGAATTTTAAATTCTTGCAATGGGTTGCTTTGCTTGTATTCTGGAGACAAATCTGGTATGATGGTTCATGTTTGTAATCCAGTGTTAGGGGAGTACATAGATATCCCAGTAGTTAATACTGTCAAAAAATTTGACCATCACCTTGCTTTTGGATTCAGTTCGGTGAGTAATCAATACAAAGTGCTACAGACATTTTATCCTGAGAAAGACAAAACTGCTGCTCCATGTCTGGCAGAAATATACACGGTGGGTACTGGACAATGGAGAAGCATTGGAAATGCTCCTTACAGACTTCAATCTCTGGACGCCAATGCTTTTTTGCATGATTCAATTCATTGGATTGAATATAGATCTAACAGTATCGGGTTTGTTTCTGCCTTTGATTTTGTGTCGGAGCAGTTTAAGCTGGTGCCCTTACCTCCTGCGTCTCAAATACATGATGGCATGGGGAGGTGCTATCCTTCATCTGTCGGAGTTATAAAAGGTTGCCTATTCATGACTAATGGTGTGTGTATTGAAAATGAGAAATTTGAGATATGGGTCATGGAAGAGTATGGCATCAAGGAGTCTTGGACCAAAAAGTTTGTGCTTTCAAACTTAGAAGTACAACATTATGTCTCTTACCAGCCCTTATATTTCTTGAGCTCTGGGGAAATCTTGTTATGTGAAGATGATGAAAGTATCGGCGTTTATGTCCCAAAATTGAAGAGAATTCATGAGGATAAATTCTATAAGGGAAAAGACTGCTTTCTTGTGACCGCCCACAACCCGAGTTTTGTGTCACTCCAAGATGTTGCGAAAGGAGAAGAACTTACGGTGTTAAG GAAATCTTTAAACAGCGCAGCAGCAGCCATTGCTGACAATCAAAATGTTCGTGTGGATAGTTGCCCTTAG
- the LOC118047424 gene encoding uncharacterized protein isoform X4 yields the protein MRKLKKTASVGSKRRTTKPPGSSSVAELPNALIIDILSRLPIKPLLNCKSVCKTWLHLMSDPFFVRLHLERSPTTLLIQKTPFERKESTEMLLVEIVEEDISKPFYIEIISSVSNQYKVLQTFYPEKDKTAAPCLAEIYTFKLVPLPPASQIHDGMGRCYPSSVGVIKGCLFMTNGVCIENEKFEIWVMEEYGIKESWTKKFVLSNLEVQHYVSYQPLYFLSSGEILLCEDDESIGVYVPKLKRIHEDKFYKGKDCFLVTAHNPSFVSLQDVAKGEELTVLRKSLNSAAAAIADNQNVRVDSCP from the exons ATGAGAAAGCTAAAGAAAACAGCCTCCGTGGGTTCGAAAAGGAGAACAACAAAACCACCAGGAAGTAGTAGTGTGGCTGAGCTGCCCAATGCTTTGATAATAGACATCCTGTCAAGATTGCCCATCAAGCCCCTCCTCAACTGTAAGTCTGTCTGCAAAACTTGGCTTCATTTAATGTCAGACCCTTTTTTTGTCAGGCTCCATCTGGAAAGATCACCCACTACTCTCTTGATTCAGAAGACACCCTTTGAACGTAAAGAAAGTACAGAGATGTTACTTGTTGAGATAGTTGAAGAAGACATCAGTAAgcctttttatattgaaatcatCAG TTCGGTGAGTAATCAATACAAAGTGCTACAGACATTTTATCCTGAGAAAGACAAAACTGCTGCTCCATGTCTGGCAGAAATATACACG TTTAAGCTGGTGCCCTTACCTCCTGCGTCTCAAATACATGATGGCATGGGGAGGTGCTATCCTTCATCTGTCGGAGTTATAAAAGGTTGCCTATTCATGACTAATGGTGTGTGTATTGAAAATGAGAAATTTGAGATATGGGTCATGGAAGAGTATGGCATCAAGGAGTCTTGGACCAAAAAGTTTGTGCTTTCAAACTTAGAAGTACAACATTATGTCTCTTACCAGCCCTTATATTTCTTGAGCTCTGGGGAAATCTTGTTATGTGAAGATGATGAAAGTATCGGCGTTTATGTCCCAAAATTGAAGAGAATTCATGAGGATAAATTCTATAAGGGAAAAGACTGCTTTCTTGTGACCGCCCACAACCCGAGTTTTGTGTCACTCCAAGATGTTGCGAAAGGAGAAGAACTTACGGTGTTAAG GAAATCTTTAAACAGCGCAGCAGCAGCCATTGCTGACAATCAAAATGTTCGTGTGGATAGTTGCCCTTAG
- the LOC118047424 gene encoding F-box protein At3g07870 isoform X2, which translates to MRKLKKTASVGSKRRTTKPPGSSSVAELPNALIIDILSRLPIKPLLNCKSVCKTWLHLMSDPFFVRLHLERSPTTLLIQKTPFERKESTEMLLVEIVEEDISKPFYIEIIRLFPTKNFPDTDVRILNSCNGLLCLYSGDKSGMMVHVCNPVLGEYIDIPVVNTVKKFDHHLAFGFSSVSNQYKVLQTFYPEKDKTAAPCLAEIYTFKLVPLPPASQIHDGMGRCYPSSVGVIKGCLFMTNGVCIENEKFEIWVMEEYGIKESWTKKFVLSNLEVQHYVSYQPLYFLSSGEILLCEDDESIGVYVPKLKRIHEDKFYKGKDCFLVTAHNPSFVSLQDVAKGEELTVLRKSLNSAAAAIADNQNVRVDSCP; encoded by the exons ATGAGAAAGCTAAAGAAAACAGCCTCCGTGGGTTCGAAAAGGAGAACAACAAAACCACCAGGAAGTAGTAGTGTGGCTGAGCTGCCCAATGCTTTGATAATAGACATCCTGTCAAGATTGCCCATCAAGCCCCTCCTCAACTGTAAGTCTGTCTGCAAAACTTGGCTTCATTTAATGTCAGACCCTTTTTTTGTCAGGCTCCATCTGGAAAGATCACCCACTACTCTCTTGATTCAGAAGACACCCTTTGAACGTAAAGAAAGTACAGAGATGTTACTTGTTGAGATAGTTGAAGAAGACATCAGTAAgcctttttatattgaaatcatCAGGTTGTTTCCCACCAAAAACTTTCCTGATACTGATGTTAGAATTTTAAATTCTTGCAATGGGTTGCTTTGCTTGTATTCTGGAGACAAATCTGGTATGATGGTTCATGTTTGTAATCCAGTGTTAGGGGAGTACATAGATATCCCAGTAGTTAATACTGTCAAAAAATTTGACCATCACCTTGCTTTTGGATTCAGTTCGGTGAGTAATCAATACAAAGTGCTACAGACATTTTATCCTGAGAAAGACAAAACTGCTGCTCCATGTCTGGCAGAAATATACACG TTTAAGCTGGTGCCCTTACCTCCTGCGTCTCAAATACATGATGGCATGGGGAGGTGCTATCCTTCATCTGTCGGAGTTATAAAAGGTTGCCTATTCATGACTAATGGTGTGTGTATTGAAAATGAGAAATTTGAGATATGGGTCATGGAAGAGTATGGCATCAAGGAGTCTTGGACCAAAAAGTTTGTGCTTTCAAACTTAGAAGTACAACATTATGTCTCTTACCAGCCCTTATATTTCTTGAGCTCTGGGGAAATCTTGTTATGTGAAGATGATGAAAGTATCGGCGTTTATGTCCCAAAATTGAAGAGAATTCATGAGGATAAATTCTATAAGGGAAAAGACTGCTTTCTTGTGACCGCCCACAACCCGAGTTTTGTGTCACTCCAAGATGTTGCGAAAGGAGAAGAACTTACGGTGTTAAG GAAATCTTTAAACAGCGCAGCAGCAGCCATTGCTGACAATCAAAATGTTCGTGTGGATAGTTGCCCTTAG
- the LOC118047424 gene encoding F-box protein CPR1 isoform X3: MRKLKKTASVGSKRRTTKPPGSSSVAELPNALIIDILSRLPIKPLLNCKSVCKTWLHLMSDPFFVRLHLERSPTTLLIQKTPFERKESTEMLLVEIVEEDISKPFYIEIISSVSNQYKVLQTFYPEKDKTAAPCLAEIYTVGTGQWRSIGNAPYRLQSLDANAFLHDSIHWIEYRSNSIGFVSAFDFVSEQFKLVPLPPASQIHDGMGRCYPSSVGVIKGCLFMTNGVCIENEKFEIWVMEEYGIKESWTKKFVLSNLEVQHYVSYQPLYFLSSGEILLCEDDESIGVYVPKLKRIHEDKFYKGKDCFLVTAHNPSFVSLQDVAKGEELTVLRKSLNSAAAAIADNQNVRVDSCP; encoded by the exons ATGAGAAAGCTAAAGAAAACAGCCTCCGTGGGTTCGAAAAGGAGAACAACAAAACCACCAGGAAGTAGTAGTGTGGCTGAGCTGCCCAATGCTTTGATAATAGACATCCTGTCAAGATTGCCCATCAAGCCCCTCCTCAACTGTAAGTCTGTCTGCAAAACTTGGCTTCATTTAATGTCAGACCCTTTTTTTGTCAGGCTCCATCTGGAAAGATCACCCACTACTCTCTTGATTCAGAAGACACCCTTTGAACGTAAAGAAAGTACAGAGATGTTACTTGTTGAGATAGTTGAAGAAGACATCAGTAAgcctttttatattgaaatcatCAG TTCGGTGAGTAATCAATACAAAGTGCTACAGACATTTTATCCTGAGAAAGACAAAACTGCTGCTCCATGTCTGGCAGAAATATACACGGTGGGTACTGGACAATGGAGAAGCATTGGAAATGCTCCTTACAGACTTCAATCTCTGGACGCCAATGCTTTTTTGCATGATTCAATTCATTGGATTGAATATAGATCTAACAGTATCGGGTTTGTTTCTGCCTTTGATTTTGTGTCGGAGCAGTTTAAGCTGGTGCCCTTACCTCCTGCGTCTCAAATACATGATGGCATGGGGAGGTGCTATCCTTCATCTGTCGGAGTTATAAAAGGTTGCCTATTCATGACTAATGGTGTGTGTATTGAAAATGAGAAATTTGAGATATGGGTCATGGAAGAGTATGGCATCAAGGAGTCTTGGACCAAAAAGTTTGTGCTTTCAAACTTAGAAGTACAACATTATGTCTCTTACCAGCCCTTATATTTCTTGAGCTCTGGGGAAATCTTGTTATGTGAAGATGATGAAAGTATCGGCGTTTATGTCCCAAAATTGAAGAGAATTCATGAGGATAAATTCTATAAGGGAAAAGACTGCTTTCTTGTGACCGCCCACAACCCGAGTTTTGTGTCACTCCAAGATGTTGCGAAAGGAGAAGAACTTACGGTGTTAAG GAAATCTTTAAACAGCGCAGCAGCAGCCATTGCTGACAATCAAAATGTTCGTGTGGATAGTTGCCCTTAG